A genomic window from Planococcus rifietoensis includes:
- a CDS encoding YfhH family protein, giving the protein MSEHKPYSQMDETELRNEIARLKEKARKAEQLGIVNEFAVLERKAIMAASFLLDPKDFKPGEVYRVEGDPNVYFQIDYLKGNFAWGYRMGGDKYTEALPISMLRPLKEGK; this is encoded by the coding sequence ATGAGTGAACATAAACCATATTCACAAATGGACGAAACGGAACTGCGCAATGAAATCGCCCGTCTGAAAGAAAAAGCGCGCAAGGCGGAACAGCTCGGCATCGTCAATGAATTCGCGGTGCTCGAGCGCAAAGCCATCATGGCGGCATCGTTCCTGCTGGATCCAAAAGACTTTAAGCCAGGAGAAGTCTACCGTGTGGAAGGCGACCCGAATGTCTATTTCCAAATTGATTACTTAAAAGGCAATTTTGCCTGGGGTTACCGCATGGGCGGCGACAAGTATACGGAAGCGCTGCCGATTTCCATGCTCCGCCCATTAAAGGAAGGGAAGTGA
- a CDS encoding YfhJ family protein, with product MKEVIEQLIIELREKNPQLSEDKARTWIELLVSDFESSYAKAGYDYQGTAVVEKVVRQWIESYGDKIHEFAGNNPKYAHLLHDS from the coding sequence ATGAAAGAAGTCATTGAGCAGTTAATCATCGAATTGAGAGAAAAAAATCCGCAGCTGTCTGAAGACAAAGCCCGGACGTGGATTGAACTTTTGGTATCCGATTTTGAATCTTCATACGCGAAAGCAGGATATGATTATCAAGGAACGGCAGTCGTCGAGAAAGTCGTGCGCCAGTGGATCGAAAGTTATGGCGATAAAATTCACGAATTTGCGGGGAACAACCCGAAATACGCACACCTTTTGCATGATTCTTAA
- the mutY gene encoding A/G-specific adenine glycosylase — translation MDKQQFQQDLIGWFRKEQRDLPWRRTADPYQIWISEVMLQQTRVDTVIPYYKRFVEKFPTVESLAQAEEESLLKLWEGLGYYSRARNLQAGVREVAEQYGGIVPSTRKEISSLKGVGPYTAGAVLSIAYGVPEHAVDGNVMRVLSRILLIEEDIAKPKTRKVFEQAVTELISHEDPSSFNQGLMELGALICTPTSPKCLLCPVRDHCEAFHAGKETELPVKTKAKKNRNADFAMMAIWSGDKLLMEQRPGKGLLAGMWQYPMLELTTALEANEIGELYAETLNGALSDVEKITAFKHVFSHLTWNVDGYLARAEEFTPPENMNWVTPEQLENLPIAGPGQKMKTALEQRGDVAK, via the coding sequence ATGGACAAGCAACAATTTCAGCAGGATTTGATCGGCTGGTTCCGGAAAGAACAGCGGGACCTGCCTTGGAGACGTACAGCCGACCCTTACCAAATCTGGATTTCCGAAGTCATGCTGCAGCAGACGAGAGTCGATACGGTTATCCCTTATTATAAACGCTTTGTCGAGAAATTTCCCACTGTCGAATCTTTGGCGCAAGCTGAAGAAGAAAGTTTATTGAAGCTTTGGGAAGGGCTCGGCTATTATTCGCGTGCCCGCAACCTTCAGGCAGGCGTGCGAGAAGTCGCCGAACAATACGGGGGCATCGTGCCATCGACGCGCAAGGAGATTTCTTCATTGAAAGGCGTTGGTCCTTATACGGCAGGCGCGGTATTGAGTATTGCTTATGGCGTGCCGGAACATGCAGTCGATGGCAATGTCATGCGTGTGCTCAGCCGCATCCTCTTGATCGAAGAAGACATCGCCAAGCCAAAAACGCGCAAAGTGTTTGAACAGGCAGTAACAGAATTGATCAGCCACGAAGACCCATCTTCATTCAACCAAGGATTGATGGAACTCGGCGCGCTCATCTGCACGCCGACATCGCCAAAATGCCTGTTATGCCCGGTTCGCGATCATTGCGAAGCATTTCACGCCGGCAAGGAAACGGAATTACCGGTTAAGACAAAAGCGAAGAAAAATCGCAATGCCGATTTCGCGATGATGGCGATTTGGAGCGGGGACAAGCTTTTGATGGAGCAGCGCCCAGGAAAAGGCCTGCTTGCAGGCATGTGGCAGTATCCGATGCTCGAGCTGACCACGGCGCTTGAAGCGAATGAGATCGGTGAATTATATGCAGAGACATTAAACGGCGCGCTTTCTGATGTCGAGAAAATTACCGCTTTCAAACATGTCTTTTCTCATTTAACATGGAACGTGGATGGCTATTTGGCCAGAGCGGAAGAATTCACGCCGCCTGAAAACATGAACTGGGTGACACCGGAACAATTGGAGAATTTACCGATTGCCGGGCCCGGACAAAAAATGAAGACAGCTTTAGAGCAAAGAGGAGATGTAGCAAAATGA
- a CDS encoding metal-dependent hydrolase, which produces MDTGTHIVMGIALGGLAMADPVVATHPATWTAVMTGTIIGSQIPDIDTVLKLRDNAVYIRHHRGITHSVPAVLSWPILLSGAIYLIFPEANLLHLWLWTFLAVFLHVFVDIFNSYGTQALRPFSNHWVALGVINTFDPIIFGAHVVALMIWAFGADPVWTMSILYAILFFYYVSRFALQSAIKQAIRNTIPGTNDVFVAPTMRYFQWRIAADTDRHHYVGQAYGRSINIYDKFLKKPMPENDLIQTAMKDKNLDAFVSFSPLYRWEINQYGEIYEVRLIDLRYRSNDYYPFVAVAHLDEDHNILNSYTGWIFSEDKLRKKLDFSHN; this is translated from the coding sequence ATGGATACAGGAACTCATATCGTCATGGGCATTGCGCTCGGCGGGTTGGCAATGGCCGATCCCGTTGTCGCTACCCATCCGGCCACTTGGACTGCCGTCATGACCGGCACCATTATCGGCTCACAAATCCCCGATATCGATACTGTTTTAAAACTGCGCGACAACGCGGTGTATATACGCCATCACCGTGGCATAACACATTCAGTGCCGGCCGTGCTGTCATGGCCTATTTTGCTCTCCGGCGCCATCTACCTTATTTTCCCGGAAGCCAATTTGCTTCATTTATGGCTATGGACTTTCCTGGCTGTGTTCCTGCATGTATTTGTGGACATATTCAATTCATACGGTACACAGGCACTCCGGCCATTTTCCAATCATTGGGTGGCGCTCGGCGTCATCAATACTTTTGACCCGATTATTTTCGGCGCACACGTCGTGGCCCTCATGATCTGGGCGTTCGGAGCCGATCCGGTTTGGACGATGAGCATTTTGTATGCCATCTTGTTCTTCTATTACGTCTCGCGCTTTGCGCTGCAGTCAGCGATCAAGCAGGCGATCCGCAATACGATCCCGGGCACGAACGATGTGTTTGTCGCGCCGACGATGCGCTATTTTCAGTGGCGCATCGCCGCTGACACCGACCGGCACCATTATGTCGGCCAGGCATATGGCCGCTCGATCAATATCTATGATAAATTCCTGAAAAAGCCGATGCCTGAAAACGACTTGATCCAGACGGCAATGAAAGACAAGAACCTGGATGCCTTCGTCTCGTTTTCCCCACTTTATCGCTGGGAGATCAATCAATACGGAGAAATCTACGAAGTCCGCTTGATCGATTTGCGCTACCGCAGCAACGATTATTATCCGTTTGTCGCGGTTGCCCATCTGGACGAGGACCATAACATCCTGAACTCCTATACAGGATGGATTTTCAGCGAAGACAAATTGAGGAAAAAGCTCGATTTCAGCCATAACTGA
- the recX gene encoding recombination regulator RecX has protein sequence MPIITKITRGKNNPERYNIYLEEKFAFSVDETLIIRYQLTKGKELDQWTIEEMNFEDEVRKAFNKALHYLGFRMRSEGEVRKKLKEKEFGEAVIDEAVKKLYELSFLDDQQFSEALLRTQIKSGKKGPRAIQQDMQKRGIDKAMQKDVLTNYSEEEQLEVATGLAEKIAAKEQSKTPSQVKQKINDSLMRKGYPYAIIKQAIETLDLERDGDQWLDSVRQQGDKLWRKHESKLSGNDLSRKVKQGLYQKGFPGDVISQYIEEKELEDE, from the coding sequence ATGCCGATCATTACGAAAATAACCCGCGGAAAAAACAATCCGGAACGCTATAATATTTATTTGGAAGAAAAATTTGCGTTCAGTGTCGACGAAACTTTGATCATCCGCTACCAATTGACCAAAGGCAAAGAACTCGACCAGTGGACGATCGAAGAAATGAACTTTGAGGATGAAGTCCGCAAAGCATTCAATAAAGCGTTGCATTACCTTGGCTTCCGCATGCGCAGCGAGGGCGAAGTCCGCAAGAAGTTGAAGGAGAAGGAATTCGGCGAAGCCGTCATCGATGAAGCGGTCAAGAAGCTCTACGAACTCAGCTTCCTCGATGATCAGCAGTTTTCGGAAGCCTTGCTCCGAACACAAATTAAATCCGGCAAAAAAGGGCCGCGCGCAATCCAGCAGGATATGCAAAAGAGAGGAATTGATAAGGCTATGCAAAAAGATGTCTTAACCAATTACAGTGAAGAAGAGCAGCTCGAAGTCGCCACCGGCCTTGCGGAAAAAATTGCAGCGAAAGAACAGTCGAAAACCCCGAGCCAGGTCAAACAGAAAATCAATGATTCATTGATGAGAAAAGGCTATCCTTACGCGATCATCAAGCAAGCGATCGAAACCTTGGATCTTGAACGCGACGGAGACCAATGGCTCGACAGCGTCCGCCAACAAGGGGATAAATTATGGCGCAAGCACGAAAGCAAATTGTCGGGGAACGACCTGAGCCGGAAAGTGAAGCAAGGCCTGTATCAAAAAGGCTTCCCGGGCGATGTGATCAGCCAGTACATCGAAGAAAAGGAGCTTGAAGATGAGTGA
- the fabL gene encoding enoyl-[acyl-carrier-protein] reductase FabL, with the protein MTEQKVALVTGSSRGLGKAMAIALAEEGYDIVVNYARSKTAALDTVKEVEARGRKALLVRANVGDVEKLRAMFETIKEEFGRLDVFVSNAASGVLRPVMELEESHWDWTMNINAKAMLFGAQEAAKLMDKGGKIIGISSLGSIRYLENYTTIGVSKAAVESITRYLAVELAPKNIAVNTVSGGALDTEALKHFPNREELLGDARDNTPAGRMVEIDDMVKTAMFLISDHADMIRGQTIIVDGGRSIVM; encoded by the coding sequence ATGACAGAACAAAAAGTGGCGTTAGTAACAGGCAGCAGCCGTGGGCTAGGAAAAGCGATGGCAATTGCGCTTGCGGAAGAAGGCTATGACATCGTCGTCAACTATGCGCGCAGCAAAACGGCTGCACTTGATACCGTAAAAGAAGTCGAAGCGAGAGGCAGAAAAGCGTTGCTCGTGCGCGCCAATGTGGGAGATGTCGAGAAACTGCGCGCCATGTTTGAGACGATCAAAGAAGAATTTGGCCGCTTGGATGTCTTCGTGTCAAACGCGGCATCAGGTGTTTTGCGCCCAGTTATGGAACTGGAAGAATCCCATTGGGACTGGACCATGAACATCAACGCCAAAGCGATGTTGTTCGGCGCGCAGGAAGCGGCGAAATTAATGGACAAAGGCGGCAAGATCATCGGCATCAGCTCGCTCGGCTCGATTCGCTATTTGGAAAATTACACGACGATCGGCGTGTCGAAAGCAGCCGTCGAATCGATCACCCGTTATTTGGCGGTGGAACTCGCGCCGAAAAATATCGCAGTCAATACCGTCTCCGGTGGGGCGCTCGATACGGAAGCGTTGAAGCATTTCCCGAACCGTGAGGAACTGCTCGGCGATGCGCGCGACAACACGCCAGCTGGGCGCATGGTCGAAATTGATGACATGGTGAAAACCGCGATGTTCCTCATTTCCGACCATGCCGATATGATCCGTGGTCAGACGATCATCGTCGACGGAGGTCGGTCTATCGTCATGTGA